The following coding sequences lie in one Mesorhizobium sp. DCY119 genomic window:
- a CDS encoding recombinase family protein: protein MKKYVVYTRVSTKGQGDSGLGLEAQDRDIDIFLANFSEAPFEVIGRFCDVQSGGDNDRPEFLLALEMVRKTGAELLVSKLDRLSRKVSFIAQLMDDTKVRLRVAQMPTADKFQLHIYAALAEQERDFISARTKAALAAAKDRHEMKRREDPNYTKQIGGLRDKTMKRNAAIQAKAATEAAKLMKIIGPLKAAGQSLSAISSILNETGQPTSRGGRWTAKQVSRVLARAE from the coding sequence GTGAAGAAGTATGTCGTTTACACCCGCGTAAGCACCAAGGGCCAGGGCGATAGCGGCCTCGGCCTTGAGGCACAGGATCGGGATATCGATATATTCCTTGCCAATTTCTCAGAAGCGCCGTTTGAAGTGATCGGTCGCTTCTGTGATGTGCAATCCGGCGGCGATAACGATCGTCCCGAATTCTTGTTGGCTCTCGAAATGGTTCGCAAGACAGGCGCGGAATTGCTCGTCTCCAAGCTCGATCGATTGAGCCGCAAAGTTTCCTTTATCGCTCAACTCATGGACGATACGAAAGTGCGGCTCCGCGTTGCGCAGATGCCGACTGCCGACAAATTCCAACTTCACATATACGCCGCCCTTGCCGAGCAAGAACGAGATTTCATTTCAGCGCGCACGAAGGCCGCACTCGCCGCCGCCAAGGATCGTCATGAGATGAAGCGCCGGGAAGACCCTAACTATACAAAGCAAATTGGTGGCCTTCGCGACAAGACCATGAAGCGCAATGCGGCCATTCAGGCCAAGGCAGCTACGGAAGCGGCGAAGCTGATGAAGATCATCGGACCGTTGAAGGCAGCGGGGCAGAGCCTAAGCGCGATTTCGTCGATTTTGAACGAAACCGGCCAGCCAACATCGCGCGGGGGTCGCTGGACGGCGAAACAGGTGAGCCGCGTGCTAGCGCGGGCCGAGTAG
- a CDS encoding phage tail tape measure protein, with product MILSLVDRASGPAQNILGRIFGGTGKAGKRVGGEIDSAGMSARAANGAMLALNRSMMTFAAGAAGYIGFKGMIGGAIEFESSMAEVAKLVEATPEQMAQLEKAIKKVASTTPIASKEMAGLVAQAGQFGIPTKDLARFAEFGAKTSGAFQMGAEETGEALSQIRNALGLTMTEMEHYADAINYVADKNGSSERQLVDFVLRTGAGAKAAGLDPKDLLAIGSAMTEVGLSSQRSGTAVNAMLTKMTEVGKKGTILDKIGGKGYSKRLQKQFFENPRKALVDMLRVTKQMSRPDRAGFFKELFGLETQDEANALAGNIDKVVQTVEQLGDATNYVGSVQRTFDIFQKTTEGQWKTFKNNVEMASAAMGAKLLPAINGGLGYLNNFFATAEGRIDIFERLSEATNGFFTGLGYTGGTADALERIADAMAPIRDLLFGVQGDANFGVGGLHIFESWRKFGEEMANSPITKTLDTIKNTDLGGLGSGLMAGAAGLGALGFLAKLALSPLRAIFAVLKATAGVALTLSGLRTAKWLFDVIGKGGGPDIAKSASKGGGLLAALAPWIGAVLKSPIGKGGIPAIAAAVTAKALIEKGPNDPRMIHPGQAPINRNESAARTGNPLTGATLPAPQAGPTQEPVPFSWGQLWRDLASPVGGQKQGSSSGPQAVNVSGPVTTVPSGIQQVTVTNPPPANVISVTVHAVTNAAPAEIGAAVGHSVSAALRGAYGDVE from the coding sequence ATGATCCTTTCGCTCGTCGACAGGGCAAGCGGTCCCGCTCAAAACATCCTTGGCCGGATATTCGGCGGCACCGGCAAGGCCGGCAAGCGCGTCGGTGGAGAGATCGACAGCGCCGGCATGTCAGCCCGCGCAGCCAACGGCGCAATGCTTGCGCTCAACCGCTCGATGATGACGTTTGCTGCCGGCGCGGCGGGGTACATCGGCTTCAAGGGCATGATTGGCGGCGCGATCGAGTTCGAAAGCTCGATGGCGGAGGTCGCCAAGCTGGTCGAGGCCACGCCGGAGCAGATGGCGCAGCTTGAAAAGGCGATCAAAAAGGTCGCGAGCACGACGCCGATCGCCTCGAAGGAGATGGCCGGTCTTGTCGCGCAAGCTGGTCAGTTCGGTATCCCGACGAAAGACTTGGCCCGCTTTGCGGAGTTCGGCGCGAAAACGTCTGGAGCTTTCCAGATGGGCGCGGAAGAAACCGGCGAGGCGCTATCGCAAATCCGCAACGCTCTCGGTCTGACCATGACCGAGATGGAGCATTACGCGGACGCGATCAATTACGTGGCCGACAAGAACGGCTCCAGCGAACGGCAGCTAGTCGACTTCGTGCTGCGCACTGGCGCGGGCGCGAAGGCGGCGGGCCTCGATCCGAAAGACCTACTGGCGATCGGTTCGGCCATGACCGAAGTCGGCCTGTCGTCGCAACGATCCGGTACGGCTGTCAACGCCATGCTGACCAAGATGACGGAAGTCGGGAAGAAAGGCACGATCCTCGACAAGATCGGCGGCAAGGGCTACTCGAAACGCCTCCAGAAGCAGTTCTTCGAAAACCCGCGCAAGGCGCTGGTCGACATGCTTCGCGTGACGAAGCAGATGTCGCGGCCAGATCGCGCCGGGTTCTTCAAGGAGTTGTTCGGCCTCGAAACGCAGGATGAAGCGAACGCGCTCGCCGGCAATATCGACAAGGTCGTGCAGACGGTCGAGCAGTTGGGCGACGCCACCAATTATGTCGGCTCCGTCCAGCGCACCTTCGATATCTTCCAGAAGACAACCGAAGGCCAGTGGAAGACGTTCAAAAACAACGTCGAGATGGCGTCCGCCGCGATGGGTGCGAAGCTTCTGCCGGCGATCAATGGCGGCCTCGGCTACCTCAACAATTTCTTCGCCACGGCGGAAGGTCGCATCGATATCTTTGAGCGCCTGTCCGAAGCGACCAACGGCTTTTTCACCGGCCTTGGGTATACCGGCGGCACGGCGGATGCTTTGGAGAGGATCGCCGATGCAATGGCTCCGATCCGCGACTTGCTCTTCGGCGTCCAGGGTGATGCAAACTTCGGCGTCGGCGGCCTCCATATTTTTGAGAGTTGGCGGAAGTTCGGCGAAGAGATGGCGAATTCGCCGATCACGAAGACGCTCGACACCATCAAGAACACCGATCTCGGCGGCTTGGGTAGCGGGCTCATGGCTGGCGCGGCGGGGCTAGGAGCACTCGGCTTCCTCGCCAAACTCGCGCTCTCCCCGCTCCGAGCCATTTTTGCCGTGCTGAAGGCAACCGCTGGCGTTGCCCTCACTCTGTCCGGACTGCGAACGGCGAAGTGGCTGTTCGACGTTATCGGCAAGGGCGGCGGTCCCGACATCGCCAAGAGTGCGAGCAAGGGCGGCGGCCTGTTGGCGGCGCTCGCCCCATGGATTGGGGCCGTCCTGAAATCGCCAATTGGCAAGGGCGGTATTCCGGCTATCGCTGCCGCCGTGACAGCTAAGGCGCTGATTGAAAAGGGTCCGAATGATCCTCGAATGATCCACCCCGGTCAGGCTCCAATCAATCGCAACGAGAGCGCGGCGCGCACCGGCAATCCGTTGACTGGAGCGACACTGCCGGCACCACAGGCCGGCCCTACGCAAGAGCCGGTCCCATTCTCATGGGGTCAGCTTTGGCGCGATCTTGCGTCGCCGGTTGGCGGCCAGAAGCAAGGCTCCAGTTCCGGCCCGCAGGCGGTCAACGTCTCCGGCCCGGTCACGACCGTTCCGTCTGGAATTCAGCAAGTGACGGTGACTAACCCGCCGCCGGCTAACGTCATAAGCGTGACGGTTCACGCCGTTACCAATGCTGCCCCGGCAGAAATCGGCGCGGCTGTAGGTCACTCGGTTAGCGCCGCGCTCCGGGGGGCCTACGGCGACGTGGAGTAG
- a CDS encoding helix-turn-helix transcriptional regulator, whose product MAFIERALTLDTDDCVLFPYGRNASGYARLRVGEKHAYGHVIVCQRAHGTRPTPEHQAAHSCGNGHLGCINPKHLSWKTPEGNASDAVAHGTVARGPKLTLEGIKSIRAIAEVMRYRDIARMFSVGGDAISNAVRGKTWKHAPDHRTGAKRLTRCRQRRNGSPSASQRRGGIVKSQSQAVTPRHDHDFKAGDLIAWRNSLDLSQNRAAKALGVARQSLIEYEAGRRPIPKYIWLACQLLAHRAGIALRSI is encoded by the coding sequence ATGGCCTTTATCGAACGTGCCCTTACACTCGACACTGATGATTGTGTGCTGTTTCCGTACGGTCGAAATGCGTCCGGTTACGCGCGTCTTCGTGTCGGCGAGAAACACGCCTACGGGCACGTGATCGTTTGTCAGCGCGCTCACGGCACGCGCCCCACGCCGGAGCACCAAGCGGCGCACTCATGCGGGAACGGCCATCTAGGCTGCATCAATCCGAAGCACTTGTCGTGGAAGACCCCGGAAGGAAACGCATCCGACGCCGTCGCGCACGGCACTGTGGCTCGCGGCCCGAAGCTGACGTTGGAGGGCATCAAGTCGATCCGCGCCATCGCAGAGGTCATGCGATATCGGGACATCGCTCGCATGTTCAGTGTTGGCGGCGACGCGATTAGCAATGCCGTTCGGGGCAAGACGTGGAAGCATGCGCCCGACCATCGAACGGGAGCTAAGCGCCTTACGCGATGCCGTCAGCGTCGAAATGGGTCGCCTTCAGCATCACAGCGCCGGGGCGGCATCGTGAAAAGCCAGAGCCAAGCGGTGACACCGCGCCACGATCACGACTTCAAGGCCGGCGATCTGATTGCATGGCGTAACAGCCTCGATCTATCGCAAAACAGGGCGGCCAAGGCGCTTGGGGTCGCAAGGCAGAGCCTCATTGAATACGAAGCTGGGAGGCGTCCTATCCCGAAATACATCTGGCTCGCGTGCCAGTTGCTCGCACATAGAGCCGGGATCGCGCTTCGCAGCATATAG
- a CDS encoding helix-turn-helix domain-containing protein has product MNFFDAYSDRAVLTVPEAARWANICRSKLYMEINAGRLRPTKIGRKTVFRKDDLLTWFNGLQSENRRAA; this is encoded by the coding sequence TTGAATTTCTTTGACGCTTATTCCGACCGTGCCGTGCTAACCGTGCCGGAAGCCGCTCGGTGGGCCAACATCTGCCGCAGCAAACTCTACATGGAGATCAACGCCGGTCGGCTTCGCCCGACTAAGATTGGGAGGAAGACCGTCTTCAGGAAAGATGATCTGCTGACATGGTTCAACGGCTTGCAGAGTGAAAATCGCCGTGCCGCTTAA
- a CDS encoding integrase, with protein MAKVLKEAELTTAKARSRLPMGEHARRLDAEAHLYYRKGVRAGVWFVRWRNWGAGANYKQAPIGSANDINDKPAEGLLTYLQAERAGREHVEKARADAKAAAEGPIVTVRMAMEAYVARRDARDEGRNGRAGRSDANRRLSRYVLGQGKRGKQAAIPASPLSGVALHALGDSDLATWRSNLPADVKATTVRRLMNDLRAALNAAYDANRARMPASLPGTIKHAFAAPAHHDDPVADGEAVREGQILSDADISRLLKAAREIDTEDGWEGDLFRLIVSLAATGARFSQVVRIKVGDVQRAQGRVMIPVSRKGRGGKNGATPVPVGSDVLDALLPASTGRPNDAPLLERWRQKQVGPAKWERTGRGPWLNGAELRRPWIALKNRAGLPNVIPYALRYSSIVRGIRANLPIRLVAAMHDTSVAMIEKHYAKWIVDGLDELAARAVVPLLPQDGSVTQLADHRRKAAHSE; from the coding sequence ATGGCAAAGGTTCTGAAAGAAGCCGAACTCACAACAGCGAAGGCTAGGTCGCGGTTACCCATGGGAGAGCATGCCCGGCGGCTCGATGCGGAGGCGCACCTCTATTACCGGAAGGGCGTCCGGGCGGGCGTGTGGTTTGTTCGGTGGCGAAATTGGGGGGCGGGTGCGAACTACAAGCAAGCGCCCATTGGGTCGGCGAACGATATCAACGACAAGCCCGCCGAAGGCCTTCTAACGTACCTGCAAGCCGAGAGGGCCGGACGCGAGCATGTCGAGAAGGCGCGGGCGGACGCGAAGGCCGCAGCAGAGGGGCCGATCGTCACGGTTCGAATGGCTATGGAGGCCTACGTTGCCCGGCGCGATGCGCGGGACGAAGGGCGCAATGGGCGCGCGGGCCGTTCTGACGCGAACAGACGCCTATCCCGGTATGTGCTAGGCCAAGGGAAGCGAGGCAAGCAAGCCGCAATTCCTGCCTCGCCGCTCTCTGGCGTGGCGCTCCATGCTCTAGGCGACAGCGATCTAGCTACGTGGCGATCGAACCTGCCTGCCGACGTGAAAGCAACAACCGTGCGGCGGCTCATGAACGATCTCCGGGCCGCACTAAATGCAGCTTACGACGCGAACCGCGCCAGGATGCCCGCTTCTCTGCCAGGAACAATCAAGCATGCTTTCGCAGCGCCGGCTCACCATGACGATCCTGTCGCCGATGGCGAAGCTGTCCGCGAGGGCCAAATTCTCTCAGATGCCGACATCTCACGGCTGCTCAAGGCTGCAAGGGAAATCGATACCGAAGATGGATGGGAAGGCGACCTATTCCGGCTCATTGTCTCACTGGCGGCAACGGGCGCACGGTTTTCGCAGGTTGTCCGGATAAAGGTGGGCGACGTACAGCGCGCCCAGGGTCGGGTCATGATCCCCGTATCGCGCAAGGGACGTGGGGGCAAGAATGGCGCAACGCCTGTGCCCGTTGGAAGCGACGTGCTCGACGCGCTGTTGCCTGCCTCTACGGGGCGTCCGAATGACGCCCCGCTGCTCGAACGTTGGCGGCAAAAGCAGGTTGGGCCGGCAAAATGGGAACGCACCGGGCGCGGACCGTGGCTTAACGGTGCCGAATTGCGCCGACCATGGATCGCGTTGAAGAACAGGGCGGGTCTGCCGAACGTGATCCCCTACGCGCTACGCTATTCGAGCATTGTTCGCGGCATTCGGGCAAACCTGCCGATCCGGCTAGTCGCGGCCATGCATGATACCAGCGTCGCGATGATTGAGAAACATTACGCCAAGTGGATCGTTGACGGGCTGGATGAGCTTGCGGCTCGGGCCGTCGTGCCGCTGTTGCCGCAAGACGGCAGCGTGACACAACTCGCTGACCATCGGCGCAAGGCGGCCCATAGCGAGTGA
- the pcaQ gene encoding pca operon transcription factor PcaQ, translating into MIESRVRFRHLQTFLEVARQKSVVKAAGLLNVSQPAVTKTIRELEQALGVAVFERDGRGIKITRSGEIFMQHAGMAITALRQGIDSVSNAGADGGPPIRIGALPTVSAHIMPRAMSLFLKEKTGATIKIVTGENSVLLDQLRLGELDLVVGRLAAPDKMTGFFFEHLYSEQVVFAVRPKHPLLRAGADVFERLSDYPVLMPTRGSIIRPFVERFFITNGIAAIPTEIETVSDSFGRAFVRQSDAVWIISAGVLADDLKTGVLTTLPIDTSETKGPVGLTMRTDTATSAAFSILLKTVREAAQGQG; encoded by the coding sequence ATGATCGAGAGCCGCGTCAGGTTTCGTCACCTCCAGACCTTCCTTGAAGTCGCGCGCCAGAAAAGCGTGGTCAAGGCGGCGGGGCTGCTCAATGTCAGCCAGCCGGCCGTCACCAAGACCATCCGAGAACTGGAACAGGCCCTCGGCGTTGCCGTCTTCGAACGCGACGGGCGCGGCATCAAGATCACGCGCTCGGGCGAGATCTTCATGCAGCATGCAGGCATGGCGATCACCGCACTCAGGCAAGGCATCGATTCCGTTTCCAATGCCGGCGCCGATGGCGGGCCGCCGATCCGCATCGGCGCGCTGCCGACGGTCTCGGCGCATATCATGCCGCGCGCCATGAGCCTGTTCCTGAAGGAGAAGACGGGCGCGACGATCAAGATCGTCACCGGCGAGAATTCCGTGCTGCTCGATCAGTTGCGTCTTGGCGAGCTCGATCTCGTGGTCGGCCGCCTGGCCGCGCCCGACAAGATGACAGGCTTCTTCTTCGAGCATCTTTATTCGGAGCAGGTGGTCTTCGCGGTGCGGCCGAAGCACCCCCTGCTGCGCGCCGGCGCGGACGTTTTCGAGCGTCTCAGCGACTACCCGGTGCTGATGCCGACGCGCGGCTCCATCATCCGGCCCTTCGTCGAGCGCTTCTTCATCACCAATGGCATCGCCGCCATCCCGACGGAGATCGAAACCGTCTCAGATTCCTTCGGCCGCGCCTTCGTTCGCCAGAGCGACGCCGTCTGGATCATCTCCGCCGGGGTCCTCGCCGACGACCTGAAGACCGGCGTGCTCACGACGCTTCCCATCGATACCAGCGAAACCAAAGGCCCGGTCGGCCTGACCATGCGCACCGACACCGCAACCTCGGCTGCCTTCTCCATCCTGCTCAAGACGGTGCGCGAGGCAGCACAAGGGCAGGGATAG
- the pcaD gene encoding 3-oxoadipate enol-lactonase — translation MQFIEIGGVTLHYQLIGGPADKPVIVFANSLGTDFRIWRDVIIRFAGDFPIVTYDKRGHGLSDVGAAPYSIDDHVDDLAGLLDHLKVKNAIICGLSVGGLIAQGLYAKRPDLVRALALCDTAHKIGTADSWNTRIATVESKGIEVLVEPVMKLWFTPAFHKDRKDELTGYSNMLMRQPAAGYTGTCAALRDADYTQAAKAIAVPTLCVVGDQDGSTPPDLVRSMADLIPGSRFKIIPGAGHIPCVEQPEALVDLIRGFIADLPSGD, via the coding sequence TTGCAATTCATCGAAATCGGCGGCGTTACGCTGCACTACCAGCTTATCGGCGGACCTGCGGACAAGCCGGTCATCGTCTTCGCCAATTCGCTTGGTACGGATTTCCGCATTTGGCGCGACGTCATCATCCGGTTTGCCGGCGATTTCCCGATCGTGACCTATGACAAGCGCGGCCACGGCCTGTCGGACGTGGGTGCTGCACCCTATTCGATCGACGATCATGTCGACGATCTTGCCGGGTTGCTCGATCATCTGAAGGTCAAGAATGCCATCATCTGCGGCCTTTCGGTGGGCGGGCTGATCGCGCAGGGGCTTTATGCGAAGCGTCCCGATCTCGTGCGGGCGCTGGCGCTTTGCGACACGGCGCACAAGATCGGCACCGCCGATAGTTGGAACACCCGCATTGCCACCGTCGAAAGCAAGGGCATCGAGGTTCTGGTCGAGCCGGTGATGAAGCTCTGGTTCACGCCGGCCTTCCACAAGGATCGCAAGGACGAACTGACCGGCTACAGCAACATGCTGATGCGCCAGCCCGCGGCCGGCTACACCGGAACCTGTGCGGCACTTCGCGACGCCGACTATACGCAAGCGGCGAAGGCAATCGCGGTGCCGACGCTCTGCGTCGTCGGCGATCAGGACGGCTCGACGCCGCCCGACCTCGTGCGCTCGATGGCCGATCTCATTCCAGGCAGCCGCTTCAAGATTATCCCCGGTGCCGGGCACATTCCTTGCGTCGAGCAGCCCGAAGCGCTGGTCGATCTCATTCGCGGCTTCATCGCCGATCTTCCATCCGGAGACTAA
- the pcaC gene encoding 4-carboxymuconolactone decarboxylase, with product MHQPAQDSARYREGLAVRRSVLGDAHVDRASKASTDFDQPFQQLITEAAWGTVWARPGWSKRERSMVTLALLAALGHDEEVAMHVRATANTGATREDICEAFLHVAIYAGVPAANRAIKIAKEVFAEMDAQGDNAK from the coding sequence ATGCATCAACCGGCTCAGGACTCGGCCAGGTATCGCGAAGGGCTCGCCGTCAGGCGGTCCGTGCTCGGCGATGCCCATGTCGATCGTGCCTCGAAGGCCTCGACCGATTTCGACCAGCCGTTCCAGCAGTTGATAACGGAAGCGGCCTGGGGCACCGTCTGGGCACGACCGGGCTGGAGCAAGCGCGAGCGCTCGATGGTGACGCTGGCGCTGCTGGCAGCCCTCGGCCATGACGAGGAGGTTGCCATGCATGTGCGCGCCACCGCCAATACCGGCGCCACGCGCGAGGATATCTGCGAAGCCTTCCTGCATGTCGCGATCTATGCCGGCGTGCCGGCGGCAAACCGCGCCATCAAGATCGCCAAGGAAGTGTTTGCCGAAATGGACGCGCAGGGCGATAACGCAAAATGA
- the pcaH gene encoding protocatechuate 3,4-dioxygenase subunit beta, whose amino-acid sequence MTADPLSNRKPETGAFFQRDRAWHPAAFTPSYKTSVLRSPQKALLSLDNTLSEITGPVFGHDILGELDNDLIHNFARPGESAIGPRIVVYGRVLDERGKGVPGALLEFWQANAGGRYRHKKEGYVAALDPNFGGCGRTITDEDGAYAFRTIQPGPYPWPNGPNDWRPAHIHFSVFGHGFAQRLITQMYFEGDPMIWQCPIVKTIPDRAAVETLIAALDMQATIPMDARAYKFDVVLRGRRSSLFENRLEGN is encoded by the coding sequence ATGACTGCCGATCCACTGTCGAACCGCAAGCCGGAAACCGGCGCCTTCTTCCAGCGCGACCGCGCCTGGCATCCGGCGGCTTTCACGCCGAGCTACAAGACTTCCGTGCTGCGCTCGCCGCAGAAGGCGCTGCTGTCGCTCGACAACACGCTGTCGGAAATCACCGGGCCGGTGTTCGGCCATGATATCCTCGGCGAACTCGACAACGACCTGATCCATAATTTCGCCAGGCCCGGCGAGAGCGCCATCGGCCCGCGCATCGTCGTCTATGGCCGGGTGCTGGACGAGCGGGGCAAGGGCGTGCCCGGCGCACTGCTCGAATTCTGGCAGGCCAATGCCGGCGGCCGCTATCGCCACAAGAAGGAAGGCTATGTCGCCGCCCTCGACCCGAATTTCGGCGGCTGCGGCCGCACTATCACCGACGAGGACGGCGCTTATGCTTTCCGCACCATTCAGCCAGGCCCTTATCCCTGGCCGAACGGCCCCAACGACTGGCGCCCGGCGCATATCCATTTCTCGGTGTTCGGCCATGGCTTTGCGCAGCGGCTTATCACGCAGATGTATTTCGAGGGCGATCCGATGATCTGGCAGTGCCCGATCGTGAAGACCATTCCCGATCGGGCGGCGGTGGAAACGCTGATCGCAGCACTCGACATGCAGGCGACGATCCCGATGGATGCACGCGCCTACAAGTTCGACGTCGTGCTGCGCGGGCGGCGCTCGTCGTTGTTCGAAAACAGGCTGGAGGGCAATTGA
- the pcaG gene encoding protocatechuate 3,4-dioxygenase subunit alpha — translation MAQSLDRLRESASQTAGPYVHIGLTPNFCGIGGVYDNDLGISMVNDKTKGERISVRMRVLDGTGTPLKDALVEIWQADSDGLYNSPSEMRGAADPNFVGWGRKATDMDTGECVFETVKPGRVPFKDGRLMAPHITVWIVARGINIGLHTRMYFPDEEKANAEDPVLARIEHRVRVPTLIAVRQADGSYVFDIHLQGEKETVFFDI, via the coding sequence ATGGCGCAGTCACTCGATCGCCTCAGGGAAAGCGCCTCGCAGACCGCCGGGCCTTACGTGCATATCGGCCTGACGCCGAATTTTTGCGGCATCGGCGGTGTCTACGACAACGATCTCGGCATCTCGATGGTCAACGACAAGACCAAAGGCGAGCGCATCAGCGTGCGCATGCGGGTGCTCGACGGCACCGGCACGCCGCTGAAGGATGCACTGGTCGAAATCTGGCAGGCCGACAGCGATGGGCTCTACAATTCGCCCTCGGAAATGCGGGGTGCTGCCGATCCGAATTTCGTCGGCTGGGGCCGCAAGGCGACCGACATGGACACGGGCGAATGCGTGTTCGAAACGGTCAAGCCGGGCCGGGTGCCGTTCAAGGACGGCAGGCTGATGGCGCCGCATATCACCGTGTGGATCGTGGCCCGCGGCATCAATATCGGGCTCCACACGCGCATGTATTTTCCCGACGAGGAAAAGGCCAATGCGGAAGATCCGGTGCTGGCCCGCATCGAACACCGCGTGCGCGTGCCGACACTGATTGCAGTCCGGCAAGCGGACGGTTCTTACGTCTTCGACATCCATCTCCAGGGGGAGAAAGAAACGGTCTTCTTCGATATCTGA
- a CDS encoding 3-carboxy-cis,cis-muconate cycloisomerase, protein MTVSPFDHPFLSGLLGDEETARHFSAEAEIAAMLDFERALAEAEAGEGIIGAEAAAAIVAALGAFKPDMAALKAGAARDGVVVPELVRQLREAVGKPHDKAVHFGATSQDVIDTGLILRLKPVIEHFDRQLAGLVDAFAALEDRFGVRSLMGKTRMQAAIEISVADRVRSWREPLVRHRERLAQQKQDLLVVQFGGAAGTLEKFGDKALSLRKALAAKLGLTDAPQWHSQRDRLADFAGWLSLVSGSLGKFGQDVALMAQAGGEIALKGGGGSSAMPHKLNPVAAEVLVSLARFNATQLSGMHQALVHEQERSGSAWTLEWLILPQMVAATAASLRLGGELVGQIESLGT, encoded by the coding sequence ATGACCGTATCGCCCTTCGATCACCCCTTCCTGTCCGGTCTGCTCGGCGACGAGGAGACCGCGCGGCATTTTTCGGCTGAGGCCGAGATCGCGGCGATGCTCGATTTCGAGCGGGCGCTGGCCGAGGCCGAAGCGGGCGAGGGGATTATTGGTGCGGAAGCGGCGGCGGCAATCGTGGCCGCACTCGGTGCGTTCAAGCCGGATATGGCAGCGCTGAAGGCAGGCGCCGCGCGCGACGGTGTTGTGGTGCCGGAATTGGTGCGCCAGCTTCGCGAGGCTGTCGGCAAGCCGCATGACAAAGCCGTGCATTTCGGCGCGACAAGCCAGGATGTCATCGATACCGGGCTGATCCTGCGGCTGAAGCCGGTGATCGAGCATTTCGACCGGCAGCTTGCGGGGCTGGTCGATGCGTTTGCAGCGCTTGAAGATCGTTTCGGTGTACGATCCTTGATGGGCAAGACCCGAATGCAGGCGGCGATCGAAATATCGGTCGCGGATCGGGTTCGTTCGTGGCGGGAGCCGTTGGTGCGGCATCGCGAGCGACTGGCGCAGCAGAAACAGGATTTGCTCGTCGTCCAATTCGGTGGCGCGGCCGGCACGCTGGAGAAATTCGGCGACAAGGCGCTATCCCTGCGCAAGGCGCTGGCGGCAAAACTCGGACTCACTGATGCGCCGCAATGGCACAGCCAGCGGGATCGGCTGGCAGATTTTGCGGGCTGGCTGTCGCTGGTGTCTGGTAGCCTCGGCAAGTTCGGGCAGGATGTGGCGCTGATGGCGCAGGCCGGCGGCGAGATCGCGCTCAAGGGTGGCGGCGGTTCGTCGGCCATGCCGCACAAGCTGAACCCGGTGGCGGCGGAGGTGCTGGTGTCGCTGGCGCGGTTCAATGCGACCCAGCTTTCGGGAATGCATCAGGCGCTGGTTCATGAGCAGGAGCGCTCGGGCTCGGCCTGGACGCTGGAATGGCTGATCCTGCCGCAGATGGTGGCTGCGACGGCTGCCTCGCTGCGGCTCGGCGGCGAGCTTGTGGGACAGATCGAGAGCTTGGGGACGTAG